Sequence from the Fulvivirga ligni genome:
CTTTGTCTGTTCTGTCTCCAGAAGCATAGATATTATCAAAAAGAAGTCCTTCGGTAGCTATTTTGCTGAGGTTTGGAGCTACTCCTGGAATCCCACCTAAAGGTTCTATCAGTCTGAAGGTGAAGCTTTCAATTACAATTACTATTACATTTGGTCTATCGGTGGTCAGCACCTTTTCAGTTTCTCCCGAAGACGTATACAGTTGCTTGAAATATTGATCAGTTTTATCCTCATCTAGGATGTTTTCCGGATATTCCAGTTTCTCCAATTTTCTTAAGGCATACCCAACATTCCAAACCACATTAATGGCGCCATGATTGCCAAAAAGGTGTTCATTATCATAATAAACGGTGCCCACATTTATAGGAGCCACACCGAAAGAACCACGAATGGGGGCTATAAGCAGTGCCGTAAGAATAAGAGGAATGAATGAATGCTTCCAGGTTGACTTTGAGATGTCTACCAGATACGGATAAATGTAAACTGAATATAGGTACATAAAAACACCAAAAATCAGTAGCCAGATGAAGATGAGTAAACTCAAAGCGGGTGCTTCAATGGCAATGGTTGTGTCCTGCCCAATATATAATAAAGGTGTAACATCTAACCTAAAGGCCCAGTGCTTGTACATCTCAAGATCCATGACCACAATAAATGATGCTATGAAAAGCATAAGACCTGTGTAGATATGGAAGAAAAATCTTACTGGTTTGTTAGTGATGTACGGTGAAATAGTAAGGAATAAGCCTGGTAAGAGTAGAAAGTAGCCTGTGGCGGATAAGTCTAAACGAATACCATGGGTAAACATGAGCAGTATCTCAGTGAAAGATAGCTCAGCGGTTTTGTCGTAGTAGTAAGTCAGGAAAATAATTCTGGTTGATATAAAAAAGATTAACCAAAAAAGGCCGTAGTGTAAAAATAATTTAATTCTTTCTCTCATTCCCCTTATTCCTAATTATTAATTGAATGCAAAGATAATATTAATTTAATATTATGTGGGTCAAATCTATATAACGGTAAGTCTGGCCCTAAGGGTTCTTTTTCTTTTATTTGTAACTATGAATTCTTATGAATATAGGGTAGAAGGGCAGTCTTTATTAAAGGGCTTTTTTAGAAAAGCACTCAGGCCGCCAAAATTATCTTCACCGTTGGTCCTTACCGTAGCAGGTCATCTGGCAATATATTTAGCTACCTATTTGGCTTATGCTCAGGTTTTTGCGTCTACGCTTAATTTTACCGTTATAGCTGTATTGATCGTTTTTCAAGTCATCTGCGATCATCTGGATGGTGAGATGGCTAGAGCTACTCATTCGGATTCAGCAATGGGCGAGTTTACAGATCACTTTTTTGAATTACTTAATCAATGTGCTTTTGCGCTGATATTCATCTTCTTATTTAATGTAGAGCATTCGTTGGTTTATATAGTGTCGGCAATTAGTGTGGGTGCAGTAAATACTGCTAAATACTACGACCAGTATAAAAGAAATTTATTGGTAAAAGCGAGATTAGGCTTTGCCGAAGTGAAGGTTTTAGGCGCTTTGATATTATTACTTTGCATTTTTCCGAAGGCTTATGCGTTTATCAACTTACCTGATGGTAGCTCATTTTCTGTAATAGAAGTTCTTGTGATGGCCATTAGTTTTATGAATCTAATTCAGATCATTAGGGCATTATTAAGAATTCCACATATCTCCTATGGTATGTGGTTGTTTCAAGGCTTTCATGTTATCATAGCTGTTTTGGCTTTTCTTACTTATGACGGCCTCACTGCTATGCTGATAGTTTTTGGCTATTCTATTTTATATGTTGGGCGCTTATTGAGTGCTCAGCTTACCGATGGTGTGGAAAAGAGCCCTGATTTCTTCCTCTTGTTATTTATTGTTATCCAATACTTTACTTCATTCTTTGATAGTAGCAATACCAGATTGATTATCCTTATCTATCTAGTAGTGAATGTTTTACTCGTAGTTTTAAAAACTTACAGGGTTTTGAAGATGCATAAACAAGCTACTCAATAACCAATTTGGATTTATAGTTTATGTTATCACCTGAAATGGTGTAGATATACAGGCCTTTCTGTATTCCATCTAATGGTACAAACTCTCTTTCTGAAAGTAATGTAGTAGCAAATACCTGTTGGCCTTGAGTGTT
This genomic interval carries:
- a CDS encoding LTA synthase family protein; translated protein: MRERIKLFLHYGLFWLIFFISTRIIFLTYYYDKTAELSFTEILLMFTHGIRLDLSATGYFLLLPGLFLTISPYITNKPVRFFFHIYTGLMLFIASFIVVMDLEMYKHWAFRLDVTPLLYIGQDTTIAIEAPALSLLIFIWLLIFGVFMYLYSVYIYPYLVDISKSTWKHSFIPLILTALLIAPIRGSFGVAPINVGTVYYDNEHLFGNHGAINVVWNVGYALRKLEKLEYPENILDEDKTDQYFKQLYTSSGETEKVLTTDRPNVIVIVIESFTFRLIEPLGGIPGVAPNLSKIATEGLLFDNIYASGDRTDKGIVSVLSGYPAQPTGSIIKYPKKTQNLPFLSKNFNEMGYETGFTYGGSIDFANFRSYFTTAQFDHLTHSSQFADSLNNSKWGVHDGPVFEKFYKEINELKSPFFKVMLTLSSHEPFNVPMKTVFEGDDEVSKFLNSAHYTDKSLGEFMDKARHSDWWDNTLIVITADHGHPTPDNEGLANPDRYRIPLIWTGGALAQKGRVIHNIGSQTDIPNTILGQVSTVNNDYIFSNNLLDKNYHDFAVFIFNNGYAYIDDNQKLTYDQTGKQYLIKEGANTEEQLWPSLSYIQKLYRDYNHR
- a CDS encoding CDP-alcohol phosphatidyltransferase family protein, whose amino-acid sequence is MNSYEYRVEGQSLLKGFFRKALRPPKLSSPLVLTVAGHLAIYLATYLAYAQVFASTLNFTVIAVLIVFQVICDHLDGEMARATHSDSAMGEFTDHFFELLNQCAFALIFIFLFNVEHSLVYIVSAISVGAVNTAKYYDQYKRNLLVKARLGFAEVKVLGALILLLCIFPKAYAFINLPDGSSFSVIEVLVMAISFMNLIQIIRALLRIPHISYGMWLFQGFHVIIAVLAFLTYDGLTAMLIVFGYSILYVGRLLSAQLTDGVEKSPDFFLLLFIVIQYFTSFFDSSNTRLIILIYLVVNVLLVVLKTYRVLKMHKQATQ